Proteins from one Impatiens glandulifera chromosome 2, dImpGla2.1, whole genome shotgun sequence genomic window:
- the LOC124926501 gene encoding ribosome-recycling factor: MATSIRRAFISCRSRHLLHFLATPDVYSRKTMLVPCSPAVDSTREIRRNYAKGRKSRADDDEDVVVNVNIQPSLKAAAVSQMEAATESLSRELSKLRTGRASAGMLDHIIVETSGVKMPLSRMALVSVLDPKTLSISPYDPNSLKELEKAIASSPLGLNPRTDGERLIAAIPPLTKDHMQALAKVVSKSSEDVKQSIRRARQKAIDSLKKAGSSISKDDVRRFEKEIDELTKKFIKSVEDMCKAKEKDISQS; the protein is encoded by the exons ATGGCAACATCCATCAGACGCGCATTCATTTCTTGTCGATCCCGCCATCTATTGCATTTTCTCGCCACTCCTGATGTCTACTCTCGCAAAACTATGTTGGTTCCCTGTTCGCCAGCCGTAGATTCTACCAGAGAAATTCGAAGAAATTATGCCAAAGGAAGAAAATCAa GGGcggatgatgatgaagacgtCGTAGTAAATGTGAATATCCAGCCAAGTTTGAAGGCAGCTGCAGTGTCTCAGATGGAGGCAGCAACCGAATCACTGTCACGGGAACTAAGCAAGCTTCGAACTGGGAGAGCATCCGCTG gAATGCTTGACCATATTATTGTAGAGACAAGTGGAGTCAAAATGCCTTTGAGCCGAATGGCCCTTGTTTCGGTTTTGGATCCAAAGACACTATCTATATCTCCTTATGATCCAAAT TCTCTGAAAGAATTGGAGAAAGCAATCGCTTCTTCTCCATTGGGTTTAAATCCACGGACAGATGGCGAGAGATTGATTGCAGCTATACCTCC ATTGACAAAGGATCATATGCAG GCTTTAGCTAAAGTGGTTTCTAAATCTTCTGAAGATGTAAAGCAGAGTATTCGAAGAGCTCGCCAGAAG GCTATCGACTCACTAAAGAAAGCAGGCTCAAGTATCTCTAAAGACGATGTAAGAAGATTTGAAAAAGAA ATTGACGAGCTCACAAAGAAGTTTATAAAGTCTGTGGAGGATATGTGCAAGGCAAAGGAAAAGGATATCAGTCAGAGTTGA